The Erinaceus europaeus chromosome 13, mEriEur2.1, whole genome shotgun sequence genome segment CGTTTTTATCTGTTGACTTGGAGATTTGGTGGATTTACTCTAAGCACAGAGTAATAGTTTGAAGTActgaaattcaaaataaaatgtaCATATGGAACCACAGACCAAACAAAATATTCTTGTAGCTTCCACGTAAAATTGGAGACTGATTTAACCAGTTATTCTTTTTCTGTGACTGGACTGCATAAACTATGCAGATTATTATAAGctgcttttttccttcttataGCTTGTAGAAACTTCATTGAAAGGAGAAATTGCCTTTGATCCCAGAAGCGCCTATTACTTATGGTTTGTGATGGATTTTTGTGACGGAGGAGATATGAATGAGTATCTGTTGTCCAGGAAACCCAATCGTAAAACTAATACCAGCTTCATGCttcagctgagcagtgcgctggctTTCTTGCATAAAAACCAGATCATCCACCGAGATCTTAAGCCTGATAACATCCTGATTTCTCAAAGCAGGTTGGATACCAGTGACTTGGAACCCACGCTAAAAGTGGCTGATTTCGGTCTAAGTAAAGTTTGTTCCGCCTCTGGGCAGAACCCAGAAGAACCTGTCAGTGTAAACAAGTGTTTCCTTTCCACAGCTTGTGGAACAGATTTCTACATGGCTCCTGAAGTGTGGGAGGGACATTACACAGCAAAGGCTGACATCTTTGCTCTGGGGATTATCATTTGGGCAATGCTAGAAAGGATCACATTcatagacacagagacaaagaaggaactCTTGGGCAGTTATGTAAAACAAGGAACTGAGATTGTGCCTGTTGGGGAGGCACTTCTAGAAAATCCCAAAATGGAACTTCTCATTCCTGTAAAGAAAAAGTCTATGAATGGGCGAATGAAACAACTGATTAAGGAAATGCTGGCTGCAAACCCTCAGGATCGTCCAGATGCTTTTGAACTAGAACTCCGATTAGTACAAATTGCATTTAAAGATAGCAGCTGGGAAACGTGACACATACTATTTACAAATATCTTGGATGATATGCTGCTTCTGTGTTAACAGTGATGCAACATaatgtggctgaaaaagaatataaaatgctAAACTCTACCTTGTAGGGGTTTAGATTTTATTGTggggtgtctttttttcccccctttttttttttcttaagtccaAGTTGGCTGTTTTGTTCATATGTTTTAAATGTGTGATACCAATGTGAGTGTACTTTTTCTTAATGATCATTGGTAGACGTTTGGCAGGAAAATTCTCTTAAGAGCCAGGAAGAAAAGATAGTCCAGTTTTCTGGAAATGTGTCTCAAGTATTTTAGACATTCCTTGTCAGTATTAGGAATTTCCATGGAAGAAGAGGTTTGCATGCTGGTAATGCAACCTTTGAAGCTTTGTAAAggaaacatatatgtatatatttatgtatatgtaagtatgtgagtgtgtgcattTTGCATTCCATATGAAGAAAAATGCCACACCTATTTAAATTATTTCATGTAGGTTTGGGTTTTTGAGATCTGCTGGTGAAATCagtgatgaaaaataaaagaacctcCCCTTATCTTTCtaccctgtctttccctctaatGAAAtcatactgttttttatttttgtaatattaTATACCTTTTATTCAAGACATCAAATTAGTGGGTCTAAAATTGTCTATTTAAACATAATATTGAATGATCCAAAGCTGCTGAAGTATGTTTGAGTTCTCCAGTGCCCTATAGCTGCAGGAGTTGAATTAGTCATGCAAGTGTGTGGTAACACATTGGCAAGGATATTGGTAGCCTAGCGTTCAATTAACCTGTTTAACTACTGCTTCGCAACTTGTCTGCACTTGAGCATCTGCAGTCTGATAAATTTGAACACGGGATTCATGTTTCTGAAAACTTTATCATATGTGAACTACAGTACTTAGTATATTAATTTCTGATTTCGAGACATTAAGCCTCAGCATAAAGTCAAAGAAACCGAATGAGCTAAACCTTTCCATTGCCTGCTCTGATCTCATTTAGTCATTGGAATTAACTTTCATGTTAGTACTGACGCTATTTTATCTAATTTGACAGTAATGATAGTGATAAAGCTGGCTTTAATAATGTTCATCATCTTTTGCTACAGTTGGTACCTATATAGTTTAGCAAATGGATAAAATGTGGCATCAACTGTATTTTTCAAGTAGAAAAAATTACCATTTTATACAATCACTTGGTATAGTTGGTGTCTAATAAACCATTGTTCTTCCTGAAATCAGTTTAATTTTGATTCTAAGTTGTTGTCTCAAATCTGTTTTCTTATAAATGTAAGTTGTTAATATCTACGGAAAGAAAGTTTACCTAAAACACGACATTAGCCTTTAAGTTTAGATAAACTTTAAGACTATTGTAGCTGGGTTAATCTTTATAAAGTACTAAAGTCTTTagtcaaatttaaaataataacttaTTAAATAATGGAAATAATTGAAAGTTTACATAGTgtctcagctttttaaaaaaatccacaagTTTTGGGATATTGCTATCataagtttttccttttttgaaatgTGTCCAAGGACTATAGATTTCCTTTTAAGCACAAAAAATTGGACTATGTAGCTATCTAGACTACACATTACTTGGTATGAAAGTTTAAAATTTGGGCTGAAAGGTGTTAttgaaataaaaatgtctttaaaaatatgtatcacTTTCAAGCTAATAAATACCAGGATTCTTTTGGAAATTAGAGGTGGAAATACACTGGTACCTCATGATAATTTAGCCTGTGTATCAACAAATTCATATAACAGATCTGACTAAGGGGAGTTGAATTGttgaaagtaagaaaaaagatCACTATAATGTCTCATCAATACCTGGCACTCAGCAGAAATTCATGAAGATTCAGGTTATGCTTGTTATTCCATTGTTTCATTTACCATCCAAATACCTATGTGTGTAGATTTCACAAGTATGTAATTTTTGGTCCcatgtattttaaaatagttaatcatttcatttattcttaaaagatttttacttctgtggtagaattctttCATTGGCACTAAGGTGTAAAGTGTTTTGGGACTTCTCTCTGTAACATTCTCAAGTTCTTGTATTTGAAAATAGCCTATTATACCGAGCAAAATGGTAGTAAACTCCTTGTCTTTACATGTTCTTTCAGTCAGAAGGTA includes the following:
- the PDIK1L gene encoding serine/threonine-protein kinase PDIK1L, whose amino-acid sequence is MVSSQPKYDLIREVGRGSYGVVYEAVIRKTSARVAVKKIRCHAPENVELALREFWALSSIKSQHPNVIHLEECILQKDGMVQKMSHGSNSSLYLQLVETSLKGEIAFDPRSAYYLWFVMDFCDGGDMNEYLLSRKPNRKTNTSFMLQLSSALAFLHKNQIIHRDLKPDNILISQSRLDTSDLEPTLKVADFGLSKVCSASGQNPEEPVSVNKCFLSTACGTDFYMAPEVWEGHYTAKADIFALGIIIWAMLERITFIDTETKKELLGSYVKQGTEIVPVGEALLENPKMELLIPVKKKSMNGRMKQLIKEMLAANPQDRPDAFELELRLVQIAFKDSSWET